From Amphritea atlantica, a single genomic window includes:
- the lolD gene encoding lipoprotein-releasing ABC transporter ATP-binding protein LolD yields the protein MSDLVLQCVNLQKRYGDGDIAVEVLRGIELEVKRGETLAIVGSSGSGKSTLLNMLGGLDLPSSGDVRVDDQSLFDINEEERARLRNSSLGFVYQFHHLLAEFSALENVAMPLLIRGEAINVVREQAAAILHSVGLSHRLKHKPSMLSGGERQRVAIARALVTNPACVLMDEPTGNLDRYTAQEVQALMHKLNSEFGISFVVVTHDPQLAEKQGRVVELKDGLLQEIHG from the coding sequence ATGAGTGATCTGGTTCTGCAGTGTGTTAATCTGCAAAAACGTTATGGTGATGGCGATATTGCTGTTGAGGTTTTACGGGGTATAGAGCTGGAGGTGAAGCGGGGAGAAACTCTGGCTATCGTCGGCAGTTCTGGCTCAGGTAAGAGCACACTGCTGAATATGCTGGGTGGGCTTGATCTGCCGAGTTCGGGGGATGTACGGGTCGATGATCAGTCGCTGTTCGATATTAACGAGGAGGAGCGGGCCCGGTTGCGTAATAGCTCTCTCGGTTTTGTTTATCAGTTTCATCATCTATTAGCGGAGTTTAGTGCGCTTGAGAATGTAGCGATGCCTTTGTTGATCAGAGGGGAGGCTATCAATGTCGTGCGGGAACAAGCGGCCGCTATTTTGCATTCGGTGGGTCTGTCTCATCGCCTGAAACATAAGCCTTCCATGTTAAGTGGAGGGGAGCGTCAGCGGGTGGCGATCGCCCGGGCGCTAGTGACCAATCCCGCCTGTGTTCTGATGGATGAGCCCACGGGGAATCTTGATCGCTATACTGCTCAGGAAGTTCAGGCACTCATGCATAAACTGAACAGCGAGTTTGGTATATCGTTTGTGGTGGTAACCCATGACCCTCAGCTCGCGGAAAAGCAGGGAAGGGTCGTTGAGCTAAAAGATGGTTTGCTGCAGGAGATACACGGCTAA
- a CDS encoding DUF2062 domain-containing protein yields MPRKLIKKYMPDEHKLKSNRYLSWLGSHIHDPNLWHLTRKSVSRAFFVGLFCAFIPLPAQMVIAAVVSLFVRSNLPISVSLVWLTNPLTIPPMFYFSYWLGTQILGVDAVAIDFELTMEWIKAELEHIWLPLLVGSMVCALVSGTLGYLLMQRFWVWHVNKSWRNRKTRNFILRKLKRDKGLQDSKESDLPDDHEPPPDNHPDQTTDSKKPE; encoded by the coding sequence ATGCCGCGCAAACTTATCAAGAAATATATGCCAGATGAGCATAAGCTCAAGTCGAACCGCTACCTTAGTTGGCTTGGCAGTCATATACATGATCCAAACCTCTGGCATCTGACTCGCAAGTCTGTCAGCAGGGCGTTTTTCGTTGGCTTATTTTGTGCTTTTATACCCCTGCCTGCGCAAATGGTCATCGCAGCTGTTGTGTCGCTGTTTGTACGCAGTAACCTGCCAATCTCGGTCAGCCTGGTATGGCTGACTAATCCGCTTACCATCCCTCCCATGTTTTATTTCTCCTACTGGCTAGGTACGCAGATCCTGGGAGTCGATGCTGTTGCGATCGATTTTGAGTTAACCATGGAGTGGATTAAAGCGGAGCTGGAACATATCTGGCTGCCTTTACTTGTAGGGTCAATGGTTTGTGCACTTGTCAGCGGCACACTGGGCTACTTGCTGATGCAGCGCTTCTGGGTCTGGCACGTGAATAAAAGCTGGCGTAATCGTAAAACCCGTAATTTTATTCTGCGTAAACTAAAACGGGATAAAGGCCTGCAAGACAGCAAAGAGAGCGACCTGCCGGATGATCATGAACCCCCACCCGACAATCACCCTGACCAGACGACAGACAGCAAAAAGCCGGAATAA
- a CDS encoding DNA internalization-related competence protein ComEC/Rec2 → MIGIAFGVLLVAWLPQLLPFSILALLIVALGLCFLPVCRRFLSVPLRRQIAGLIFGFVYASGWGYLNLSQRMPLDMPAQAFSVTGTVSGMPEHRSGLVRFRFTVERYSPVLPDADLKHLQLSWYNPEREIIPGQQWQLMVRLKPPRGLMNPGGSDYETRLFADRVNARGYLLTARLLNDPEESSRQRIEYLRYRTGKWLGRLSLGESAEATIRALLLGDKQGLNDEQWQILRQTGTVHLVVISGLHIAIACLIGYWLGGAIQWLAGRFCPVQSDIRAYRIIPALLLALGYALLAGFSIPTQRALIMALAMLLPALLNRHMGIWQRYQLALVIVLLIQPLSFYQPGFWLSFAAVGALLLSSSGGVGKRPFKAIIVTQWSVFLGLFPLLLLWLGQVALIAPLVNIVAIPLLTFILIPGTVLGLMLCLIDPVSGAGLLNGLLDSFWWLLQMCAPADGEGVLFSRPSLLPVLLGVLAVVLLNLPRWTRFGFFSLFILAALLVPPKKSIVEGGFRATVVDVGQGLAVLVETGSKSLLFDVGAAYRGHSIARFTLLPMLESRNISRLDRLIISHKDNDHAGGYADMVAAIAVTDTDSGSPVIQHSLSARPCVAGDSWEWEGVRFSYIQPDGLKPSTENNRSCVLLVQSSRCSLLIPGDIESSVELQILQEHPALHVDWLVAAHHGSRFSSPSEWLSRLNPEWVLFSAGFDNPYGHPATEVIERLRSLELNWLNTADKGALIIESSSDGCLTETYRDQKKRYWSAG, encoded by the coding sequence ATGATTGGTATAGCTTTTGGTGTTTTGCTGGTGGCCTGGTTGCCTCAGCTGCTGCCCTTTTCAATTCTCGCCTTGCTGATCGTCGCGCTGGGATTATGTTTCCTGCCTGTTTGCAGACGATTTTTATCCGTCCCCTTACGCAGACAGATAGCGGGTCTGATATTTGGCTTTGTGTATGCCTCAGGCTGGGGCTATCTTAATCTGAGTCAGCGAATGCCCTTGGATATGCCAGCCCAGGCGTTCTCGGTAACCGGTACTGTCTCGGGTATGCCAGAACACAGGTCAGGTCTGGTCCGTTTCAGATTCACGGTGGAGCGTTATTCACCGGTATTGCCCGATGCTGATCTGAAGCATCTGCAGCTAAGCTGGTACAATCCTGAGCGTGAAATCATACCCGGTCAGCAGTGGCAGCTGATGGTGCGTCTGAAACCGCCCAGAGGGTTAATGAACCCCGGCGGCAGTGATTATGAAACCCGGTTGTTTGCCGATCGGGTTAATGCCCGGGGTTATCTCCTGACTGCCAGGTTGCTTAACGACCCGGAGGAGAGTAGTCGTCAGCGGATAGAGTATCTAAGGTACCGGACCGGCAAATGGCTGGGGCGGTTATCTTTGGGCGAAAGCGCCGAGGCGACGATCAGAGCGCTGCTGCTGGGTGACAAGCAGGGTCTGAATGATGAGCAGTGGCAAATTCTCCGACAGACCGGAACCGTTCATCTGGTGGTTATCAGTGGTCTGCATATCGCGATTGCATGCCTGATCGGATATTGGTTGGGTGGAGCGATACAGTGGCTGGCCGGACGGTTTTGTCCGGTGCAGTCTGATATCCGCGCTTACCGGATTATTCCTGCATTGTTGCTTGCATTGGGGTATGCGTTGCTGGCCGGTTTCAGTATTCCGACCCAGCGGGCCCTGATAATGGCGTTGGCGATGTTGCTTCCGGCGCTCCTTAATCGCCATATGGGGATCTGGCAGCGTTATCAGCTCGCGCTGGTGATCGTTTTGCTGATACAGCCGCTGAGCTTTTATCAGCCGGGCTTCTGGTTGTCTTTTGCTGCGGTGGGGGCGTTGTTACTGTCGTCCTCCGGGGGTGTCGGAAAGCGTCCTTTTAAAGCCATTATTGTTACGCAATGGTCGGTGTTTTTAGGATTGTTTCCATTGCTATTGCTCTGGCTTGGTCAGGTCGCTTTGATCGCTCCGCTGGTTAACATAGTGGCGATTCCACTGCTCACCTTTATTCTGATTCCCGGAACGGTGCTGGGACTGATGCTCTGTCTGATTGATCCTGTGTCGGGCGCCGGATTGTTAAATGGCTTGTTGGATAGTTTCTGGTGGCTGCTACAAATGTGTGCCCCCGCAGACGGAGAGGGCGTGCTCTTCAGTCGTCCGTCACTATTACCTGTGCTTTTGGGGGTTCTGGCAGTCGTATTGCTGAATCTTCCCCGCTGGACCCGGTTCGGATTTTTTTCACTGTTCATCCTGGCAGCACTGCTTGTCCCGCCAAAAAAGTCGATTGTAGAGGGGGGCTTCCGCGCGACAGTGGTGGATGTGGGGCAGGGGCTCGCCGTACTGGTGGAGACCGGCAGTAAATCACTTCTGTTTGATGTAGGCGCTGCTTACCGGGGCCATAGTATCGCCCGTTTCACTCTGTTACCGATGTTAGAAAGTCGCAATATCAGTCGACTTGATCGTCTGATCATCAGTCATAAAGATAATGACCATGCCGGAGGCTATGCTGATATGGTAGCCGCAATTGCTGTAACAGACACCGATTCAGGCAGTCCGGTAATTCAGCACAGTTTATCAGCCAGGCCCTGTGTGGCTGGTGATTCATGGGAATGGGAGGGGGTCCGCTTTAGTTATATACAGCCCGACGGGTTGAAACCATCCACTGAGAATAATCGTTCGTGTGTATTGCTGGTGCAATCCAGCCGCTGTTCGCTTCTGATTCCCGGTGATATTGAAAGCAGCGTTGAGTTGCAGATTCTGCAAGAGCATCCGGCGCTGCATGTTGACTGGCTGGTAGCGGCCCATCATGGTAGTCGATTTTCCAGTCCGTCTGAGTGGCTTAGCCGGTTAAACCCAGAATGGGTACTGTTTAGCGCTGGATTTGACAACCCATACGGCCATCCGGCGACTGAGGTGATCGAGCGCCTGCGTTCTTTAGAGCTGAACTGGCTGAATACGGCTGACAAGGGGGCTTTGATTATTGAAAGCAGTTCTGACGGTTGCCTGACAGAAACCTATCGTGATCAGAAAAAGCGTTACTGGTCAGCAGGTTAA
- a CDS encoding MotA/TolQ/ExbB proton channel family protein, producing the protein MFELIQSGGWLMVPIIACSILSLAICLERFWVLQKKRVAPANLLSEVWMLVRSGEMTPERLQIIRNASSLGQIMVAGLNNSNHGREIMRESIQEAAHHVMHQMERFLNSLGTIAAITPLLGLLGTVIGMIKVFAEIMLQGTGNANVLAGGISEALITTAAGLSVAIPTLVFHRYFQRRVETLLIEMEQECQKLVEVVHGEREVDFE; encoded by the coding sequence GTGTTCGAATTGATTCAATCGGGTGGTTGGCTGATGGTGCCAATTATCGCCTGTTCTATATTGTCTCTGGCTATCTGTCTGGAGCGTTTTTGGGTGCTGCAGAAGAAGCGGGTAGCACCCGCTAATTTGTTATCAGAAGTCTGGATGCTGGTGCGCAGTGGTGAAATGACCCCTGAGCGTCTGCAGATTATCCGTAATGCAAGCTCTTTAGGGCAGATTATGGTTGCCGGACTGAATAATTCCAATCATGGTCGGGAGATTATGAGGGAGAGTATTCAGGAGGCGGCGCATCATGTCATGCATCAGATGGAGCGTTTTCTGAACTCGCTGGGAACGATCGCAGCTATCACGCCGCTGCTGGGCCTGCTGGGCACCGTTATCGGTATGATCAAGGTTTTTGCTGAGATTATGCTGCAAGGCACGGGTAATGCAAATGTGCTGGCTGGTGGTATATCTGAAGCACTGATTACAACGGCTGCGGGGTTGTCTGTGGCTATTCCGACGCTGGTATTTCACCGTTATTTTCAACGCCGTGTTGAGACGCTGCTGATTGAGATGGAACAGGAGTGCCAGAAACTGGTTGAAGTAGTTCACGGCGAACGTGAAGTGGATTTTGAGTAA
- a CDS encoding biopolymer transporter ExbD produces the protein MKFRRKPKEEVSVNLTPLIDVVFLLLIFFMVSTTFTNESHLAISLPEATGEAADTQAETLEVLIGADGGYTVNGQSLLNSQPETLRRAIIDQAGDNRKLPFIISADAKTPHQSVVTVMDVAGKLGFAALSITTQQPVEQ, from the coding sequence CTGAAATTCAGACGTAAACCCAAAGAAGAGGTTTCCGTTAACCTGACGCCGCTGATCGATGTGGTTTTCCTGTTGCTGATATTCTTTATGGTATCTACTACGTTTACCAATGAATCTCACCTTGCGATCAGTCTGCCAGAAGCGACAGGGGAGGCGGCTGATACTCAGGCAGAAACCCTGGAAGTGCTGATCGGTGCCGATGGTGGTTATACGGTTAATGGGCAGAGCCTGTTGAACAGTCAGCCGGAAACGTTGCGCAGAGCGATTATCGATCAGGCCGGCGACAACCGTAAACTTCCCTTTATTATCTCCGCTGATGCCAAAACGCCGCATCAGTCTGTGGTTACTGTTATGGATGTCGCAGGTAAGCTGGGGTTTGCTGCCCTCAGCATTACTACCCAGCAACCGGTAGAGCAGTAA
- a CDS encoding tetraacyldisaccharide 4'-kinase produces MGLERCWYKRSRWLCLLRPLELLFRSLAARRRQRYREGALKSWTAPVPVIVVGNISVGGTGKSPLVIWLVEYLRQQGYKPGVISRGYRASPPTTPYFVTSGSTATEAGDEPLMIVRRTAVPLVISPDRVAAAKLLLEQSGCDLIISDDGLQHYALNRTLEIAVIDGARGFGNRRCLPEGPLREPVRRLDEVDLVVVNGALPETVVDAGHVEKSFLMTLQPGKLVSLSSGSAVIADQWRGSRQVNAVAAIGNPGRFGKTLETLGFTPQLRRFPDHHHYSESDLSFEQQLPLIMTEKDAVKCDHIKLENGWYLQVDAAMEERFSATLDRLLSRWQPAAQSAE; encoded by the coding sequence ATGGGGCTGGAGCGATGCTGGTATAAACGCAGTCGCTGGCTCTGTTTGCTGCGTCCGCTGGAGCTGTTGTTCCGTAGCCTCGCTGCCCGGCGGCGCCAGCGGTACCGTGAGGGAGCGCTAAAGAGCTGGACTGCGCCGGTGCCGGTGATTGTGGTCGGCAATATCTCGGTAGGTGGAACAGGTAAATCGCCGCTGGTCATCTGGCTGGTAGAGTATCTGCGCCAACAGGGGTATAAACCGGGAGTCATCAGCCGGGGATACCGCGCGTCACCTCCAACAACGCCTTATTTTGTCACCTCCGGTTCAACAGCAACTGAAGCGGGTGATGAACCCCTTATGATCGTCCGCCGGACCGCTGTGCCGCTGGTGATCTCTCCCGACCGGGTTGCCGCCGCGAAGTTGCTGCTGGAGCAGTCCGGATGTGATCTGATAATCAGTGATGATGGCCTGCAGCATTATGCACTCAACCGAACCCTTGAGATCGCAGTAATTGACGGTGCCCGAGGCTTTGGTAACCGGCGCTGCCTGCCTGAAGGGCCGCTCAGAGAGCCGGTGCGGCGACTGGATGAGGTTGATCTTGTTGTCGTCAATGGTGCACTACCTGAGACTGTAGTGGATGCCGGTCATGTTGAGAAATCGTTCTTGATGACGTTGCAGCCCGGCAAACTGGTATCATTATCCTCTGGCAGCGCAGTAATCGCCGATCAGTGGCGCGGTTCCCGCCAGGTGAATGCGGTTGCTGCCATCGGCAATCCCGGACGCTTTGGCAAAACCCTTGAAACTTTAGGCTTTACTCCCCAGCTGCGACGTTTTCCTGATCACCATCATTACAGTGAAAGTGATCTATCCTTTGAGCAGCAGTTGCCGTTGATAATGACTGAAAAAGATGCGGTAAAATGCGATCATATAAAGCTTGAAAATGGCTGGTATCTGCAAGTTGATGCAGCAATGGAGGAGCGGTTTTCGGCCACTCTCGACAGGTTGCTTAGTCGCTGGCAGCCTGCGGCTCAAAGCGCAGAGTAA
- a CDS encoding Trm112 family protein: protein MDKKLLDILVCPVSKAPVEWNKETNELICRSSGLAYPVRDGIPVMLESEARTLTTDERLAK, encoded by the coding sequence ATGGATAAGAAACTGCTTGATATCCTGGTTTGTCCGGTATCAAAAGCGCCGGTTGAATGGAATAAAGAGACAAATGAACTGATCTGCCGCAGTTCCGGCCTGGCATATCCGGTTCGTGATGGCATTCCGGTGATGCTGGAAAGCGAGGCACGTACCCTGACTACTGATGAACGTCTGGCGAAATAG
- the kdsB gene encoding 3-deoxy-manno-octulosonate cytidylyltransferase — translation MAFSVVIPARFGSSRFPGKPLAEIAGKPMVQHVYERAIQSEAQRVIIATDDQRIADAAKSFGAEVCMTSEGHPSGTDRLQEVVHSLGFYADDIVVNVQGDEPLIPPRVINQVAHNLSAVTEASIATLCEPINDIGSLLNPNVVKVVADRTGRALYFSRAPIPWPRDAFATEAGREVLPEGVNFQRHIGIYAYRVKLLNDFVQWAPAPIEETECLEQLRAMWNGAVIHVEEADELPPAGVDTPEDLERIRHLFG, via the coding sequence ATGGCTTTTTCTGTTGTTATTCCCGCGCGATTTGGTTCATCCCGTTTTCCCGGTAAGCCGCTGGCAGAGATCGCCGGCAAACCAATGGTTCAGCACGTATACGAACGGGCCATTCAGAGTGAAGCGCAGCGGGTTATTATCGCCACCGATGATCAGCGTATAGCGGATGCAGCTAAAAGCTTTGGTGCAGAGGTCTGCATGACTTCTGAGGGTCATCCTTCAGGCACTGACCGGCTGCAAGAGGTCGTTCATTCGCTGGGTTTTTATGCTGATGATATTGTCGTCAATGTTCAGGGTGATGAGCCACTGATTCCACCACGGGTTATCAATCAGGTTGCCCATAACCTCAGTGCGGTAACTGAGGCGAGTATTGCGACGCTCTGTGAACCGATCAATGACATCGGTTCGCTGCTTAACCCCAATGTCGTTAAGGTAGTGGCTGACCGTACAGGCCGGGCGCTCTACTTTAGCCGTGCTCCTATACCCTGGCCCAGAGATGCGTTTGCCACAGAGGCAGGGCGTGAGGTATTGCCAGAGGGCGTTAATTTTCAGCGTCATATCGGTATCTATGCTTATCGGGTTAAGCTGCTGAATGATTTCGTTCAGTGGGCACCGGCTCCAATTGAAGAGACTGAGTGTCTGGAGCAGTTGCGAGCGATGTGGAATGGTGCGGTAATTCATGTCGAAGAGGCGGATGAGCTGCCGCCCGCAGGCGTTGATACACCGGAGGATCTGGAGCGTATCCGGCATCTGTTTGGGTAG